A genomic stretch from Suncus etruscus isolate mSunEtr1 chromosome 17, mSunEtr1.pri.cur, whole genome shotgun sequence includes:
- the TYSND1 gene encoding LOW QUALITY PROTEIN: peroxisomal leader peptide-processing protease (The sequence of the model RefSeq protein was modified relative to this genomic sequence to represent the inferred CDS: inserted 2 bases in 1 codon), which produces MGRPRGAPSVAERAGCVVSAWRAGRPEAGARSCSGVVLRRRPGLVLCHGGVLAPFLRAGSEALAAAEGSALPADCCGRDLRLRVRWGPAAGAGAAAARAQGRLPAAGPALRSARCAGPGLGLGPAPGRPPGRPAELLLLLSCPAFRAHFARLFGPADGDEDQDEPRDRDPGGRWRFSGDEDGDGDEEEAAQLRALGWFALLRVRPGEEGEDAAEEDGDDGSEPGLAVAPLAGLAKGAPLLACASPFGACCPDLFLNTLSRGVLSNRAGPLLLTDARCLPGSEGGGVFALDSGAPGLDGALAALVAAPLCWRAGEWVGLSLLCAAAPLLAALRAALARLRPHDGPALAALLPPDXPRPLRRRDPPWAAAAVLVEGGAVWGSGVALAPRLVLTCRHVAPRRGARVLVRAPEGAQIWGQVVFATQETSPYDIAVVSLQEDLDGVPIPVPTEHFHTGEAVSVVGFGVFGQACGPSVTSGILSAVVQVDGRPVMLQTTCAVHGGSSGGPLFSTSTGNLLGIVASNTRDNNTGATYPHLNFSIPITVLQQALQRYSRDGNLGSLQELDRAPEPVKVVWRLQRPLAKAPRSKL; this is translated from the exons ATGGGGCGGCCGCGGGGCGCGCCGAGCGTGGCGGAGCGGGCGGGCTGCGTGGTGAGCGCGTGGCGCGCCGGGCGGCCCGAGGCGGGCGCGCGGAGCTGCAGCGGCGTGGTGCTGCGCCGCCGGCCGGGCCTGGTGCTGTGCCACGGCGGCGTCCTGGCGCCCTTCCTGCGCGCGGGCAGCGAGGCGCTGGCGGCGGCCGAGGGCTCCGCGCTGCCCGCCGACTGCTGCGGCCGCGACCTGCGCCTGCGCGTGCGCTGGGGCCCCgcagccggagccggagccgcaGCCGCCCGAGCCCAGGGCCGCCTCCCCGCCGCGGGCCCGGCGCTGCGCTCCGCCCGGTGCGCGGGGCCCGGCCTCGGCCTCGGACCCGCGCCCGGCCGCCCCCCGGGCCGCCCGGccgagctgctgctgctgctgagctGCCCGGCCTTCCGCGCGCACTTCGCCCGCCTCTTCGGGCCCGCCGACGGGGACGAGGACCAGGACGAGCCCCGGGACCGGGACCCGGGCGGCCGGTGGCGCTTCTCCGGGGACGAGGACGGGGACGGGGACGAGGAGGAGGCGGCGCAGCTCCGCGCGCTCGGCTGGTTCGCGCTGCTCCGCGTGCGGCCGGGCGAGGAGGGCGAGGACGCCGCCGAGGAGGACGGGGACGACGGCTCGGAGccgggcctggcggtggcgccgCTCGCGGGCCTGGCCAAGGGCGCGCCGCTGCTGGCCTGCGCGTCCCCGTTCGGCGCCTGCTGCCCCGACCTGTTCCTCAACACGCTGAGCCGCGGCGTGCTCAGCAACCGGGCCGGCCCGCTGCTGCTCACCGACGCGCGCTGCCTGCCGGGCTCCGAGGGCGGCGGCGTCTTCGCGCTGGACTCCGGCGCCCCCGGCCTGGACGGCGCGCTCGCGGCGCTCGTGGCCGCGCCGCTGTGCTGGAGGGCCGGCGAGTGGGTGGGCCTCTCGCTGCTCTGCGCCGCCGCGCCCCTGCTGGCCGCCCTGCGCGCCGCGCTCGCCCGCCTGCGCCCGCACGACGGGCCCGCGCTGGCCGCCCTCCTGCCGCCCGA GCCGCGGCCGCTCCGGCGCCGGGACCCCCCCTGGGCCGCCGCGGCCGTGCTCGTCGAGGGCGGCGCCGTCTGGGGCTCCGGCGTGGCCCTGGCGCCCCGCCTCGTGCTCACCTGCCGCCACGTGGCCCCCCGCCGGGGTGCCCGGGTCCTGGTGCGAGCCCCCGA GGGTGCCCAGATCTGGGGGCAGGTGGTGTTCGCCACCCAGGAGACCTCCCCCTATGACATCGCCGTGGTGAGCCTGCAGGAGGACCTGGATGGGGTTCCTATACCTGTGCCCACTGAGCATTTCCACACAG GCGAGGCTGTCAGCGTTGTGGGCTTCGGCGTCTTTGGCCAAGCATGTGGGCCCTCAGTGACCTCAGGCATCCTGTCAGCTGTGGTTCAGGTGGATGGCCGCCCGGTCATGCTGCAGACCACTTGCGCAGTGCACGGAGGTTCCAGTGGGGGACCCCTCTTCTCTACCTCCACCGGTAACCTCCTGG GCATCGTTGCCAGCAACACCCGGGACAATAACACGGGGGCCACGTACCCGCACCTCAACTTCAGCATCCCCATCACGGTGCTGCAGCAAGCTCTGCAGCGCTACAGCCGCGACGGGAACCTGGGCAGCCTCCAGGAGCTGGACCGGGCCCCGGAGCCTGTGAAGGTGGTGTGGCGTCTGCAGCGCCCCCTGGCCAAGGCTCCCCGGAGCAAGCTCTGA